A region of the Myxococcus stipitatus DSM 14675 genome:
GCACGCGCGCTCGACAGCAGCGGCACCAGGTCCGAGCCCATCGACATGTGAGGCTGGATGCCCACGGGATTCACCGGGCCCATGGGGTCCGCGGGGTCACGACTCAAGACCTCGCGCACCAGCCCCTGGCACTCGAGCCCCGGGGTCGCACAGCTCACCACGGAGCCAAAGCCATAAGGCACGGTGGGGGAGGACCCCGCCTTCCAGAGCGGCAGGTACGTCTCCAGGCCTCGCGCGGGACGCGTGATGACGAGCCGTCCGCCCGACATGACATACGACTCGAGCGCGGCCCACACCTCCGCGGGGAGCTTCGAGGGCTCGCCCGTCAGCATCACGGCGCGAAAGCCCGCGTAGAGGGCCAGGTCGCGTGGGGCATCCACGAGGTCTTCGATGAAGCGCGCGGCGAGGAGGCTGTCCGCCGCGTCTTCGTTCTTCGGGACGTCCACGGCGGACTCGAAGGACTTCGGAGTCCCCAACACCAACACCGGCTCGGAGCGGTCGCTGTCCGGGTAGAGCGTGTCGACGATGGGGTCCAGCCCCGCGGCTTCGATGGTGAGCTGGCCGGAGTACCAGGCGATGGGCAGGGGCAACCACACGACGACCCGCTGACGGGCTCCCACCTCCACGCGGCGCTCGACGGTGTGCGAGACCTCCCCAGCGGAGGGCTGGAACGACAGGCGAACCGGGAGCGCCTTGGGCCCCTGGTTGTGCAGCACCACGTCCACGGCCCAGTACCCTTGCAGCGGCCTCAAGGCGTCGCGGCGCATCGTGACGCGCAGCAGGCCCCGTGAATGCGAGAGCGTCGAGCCGGTCGCGTCGCGATAGCCCGTCACCTCCGGGGCAGCCGCCGCGGCGGCAGCGGCGGCCTCGGCGGCGACATCCACGGCTTCGACGGCCATGGCTTCGACGGGGGCGGTGGGCGCTGGCTCGGGTGACGTGCCCAGCAGCAGCCACAGCGACAGCATCGCGACGCTAGTCACGCGGCACCTCGGGCACGGCCTGGAGGAGCGCGCGCACCACGTCTGGAGAGGACACCTTCTCCAGCGACGCCTCGTAGGCCAGCACCAGCCGGTGGTTGAGCACGGCCGACGCGGTGGCCACCACGTCATCGAAGCCCACGTTGGGGCGACCTCCCAGCAAGGCCCGCGCACGGCCCGCCGCCGCGAGCGCGAGCGCCGCGCGAGGGCTCGCGCCATAGCGCACGAACCGGCGGACAGCCTCCGGCGCGGAGGCCTGGCGGGGGTCGGTGGCTTCCACCAGCCGGCCGATGAAGTCCGCCACCGGCCCGGGCAGGTGGACCCGGTCGGACGCGGCGAACAAGCGCGCGAGTCCTTCTCCATCCAACACCGGCGAAAGCTCCGGAGGCGCGCCGCGCACGCGCGTGGTGAGCAGCGTGCGCAGCGTCTTCGCGCCCACGGGCGGCACCTGGATGCGGAAGAGGAAGCGGTCCAGCTGGGCCTCGGGCAGCGGGTAGGTGCCCTCCAGCTCGATGGGGTTCTGCGTGGCCAGCACGAAGAACGGGTCCGGCAGCGGACGCGTCTGACCGAGCACCGTCACGCGGCGCTCCTGCATGGCCTCCAGCAGCGCGGCCTGCGTCTTGGGACTGGAGCGGTTGATTTCGTCCGCCAGCACGAGGCTCGCGAAGAGCGGGCCCTCGCGGAAGACGAAGTCCCGGCGGCCCTCGCCCTCCAGCACGTAGGTGCCGGTGATGTCACCGGGCAGCAGGTCCGGGGTGAACTGGATGCGGCGGAAGGGCAGCGCGAGCAGCCGCGCCAACGACTTGCACAGCTCCGTCTTGCCCAGACCCGGCAGGCCCTCCAGCAGCACATGTCCGC
Encoded here:
- a CDS encoding AAA family ATPase, yielding MAAELLSPAEAQGAAEVANRLKEHLNTVLLDQESVVEQVVVAVLARGHVLLEGLPGLGKTELCKSLARLLALPFRRIQFTPDLLPGDITGTYVLEGEGRRDFVFREGPLFASLVLADEINRSSPKTQAALLEAMQERRVTVLGQTRPLPDPFFVLATQNPIELEGTYPLPEAQLDRFLFRIQVPPVGAKTLRTLLTTRVRGAPPELSPVLDGEGLARLFAASDRVHLPGPVADFIGRLVEATDPRQASAPEAVRRFVRYGASPRAALALAAAGRARALLGGRPNVGFDDVVATASAVLNHRLVLAYEASLEKVSSPDVVRALLQAVPEVPRD